The segment TAAATCGCACTTGTATGAGGATGAAGTTACAATCTCTAACAAATGTGGCTACAATCTTTGTGGTGTATTCTGTTgctaacatatatatatatacgtatggCTTTTACACCTTCAGCTGCCTTTTGTTTTCAGATTCCTTATTCTGTTTTGCTACTGACAGAGAATGCTCATCCTTTTTGCTCCTATTCTTTGTTGTATGTTGCAGGGAACTGGAACCTTCAGCCACTACATGTAAGTTAGTTTCTCATCCACACCCATTTCTTTTTAGTTACCGGTTAGCTCCGTGTTGCTCTCAGTAATATCTTCCCCAACTTTTGCAGGcagtttaaaaatgtttttcttttggatttgGGCAATGTAGGTCTAGTCCAAGAACCTCACCAGCAGCTAACACTCAACAAGGAAGCAGCAGCAGCGCCCAAATGCGTGAACACCTttagcagcagcagcatcatGTTTATAGTAACCAGAGGCAACATCATCATTTTAATGGTCCCAATCTCGCATCACCTCTGGTCTCTGTGGTTGATCTTACGTTAATTGGCATTTGTGAAGGTAACGCTAGGGATAAAAGATGTTGTTTTTAAGGCAGAGATGTTGTTCTTAGCAGATGCTCTTGAGCTCGAAATTCTCCAAGTTATGTTTTTCTAAGGATTTGTAATTAGAGTCCACCATTGGATGGACTTTTATCCTATGAGTtattaactattcaaaaaaaaagtataatacTTTAATAATAGCTAAGGATTCCCACATGAGGTCCACCAATGTGGATGCTCTAAGGTGCTGCATGCGCTATCATTCATAAAACAGGTATATATCaattaatataaactaatttataagaATATGATTCATAAACGACAAAATAAGTATCTAAGGCTGCCGTTCTGGCTCCTACTGATAGTAATTAATAGTGGTACTTAAACAATTAAGAAGCTAATGTTAGGTGTGGGATCaatcaaaagtatatataatgtAATGAGTAATTACTggattatatatactttataataataaatccCTTCAAAGTAAGTGGGAGCGAATCTAATACGGTAGCCAATGTGTTTCGGCACAGGAGACATGTTGTGTCGTGGCAGTGTCTAAATCTCTTTATTGTAAACAAATGAACCTAATGAGCCGAGAACTCCATCACGCTTGTGAAGCAAGCCTGTTCTCTGTGTTATTGAATAAACTAGTACTAGTGGAGTATTGATCAAGTTGATAAGTATATGGACTATTATCTTTCTTTATATCAATAATTATTAAAGCCCTGTTCTTTTCCTTGACGCTGCGGCAGCGATTAGTGTCACAAAAAATATACAACGGAGTAAATTCATCTTTTCCGTTACTGTTGTAAAATTAGAAAATCAGAGACGCGACGACTAAAAATTGGAGACTTTTGTGACGCCATAAATTCTGGCGTCAAGAAGGTTAGAGAACGCGGACGTTTTTATAAAGCCAACGACACAAACTTAAACACTGGCGgcattaattataatatttccTTTCTATTTTTTAGCCGCTGATCGTTGCCGCAGCATCAAGGAAAAGAACAGGGCTTAATTAGCCTGGTGCGCGACAAATGTTGTTTCCTTTCTGAACTCATCCCATGTGACAAACTCGAAGATCAATACAGTACACTATAATTATCATTTAAGGATATGACTATAACCTATTGTACGAGAACAGGTGAATATACTTGGTTGGAATCGCAGAATATCGAATTAAAATCCAGTCAGGGTGATACAATATGTTCACTACCTACATACAGTAACTAAACATATAATTTGGTTAGAAGCTTACCCTCAAATCACTGACAAGTTCTTTATAATAACATAATGATATTTTAGCTCACTCGACGAGCGTATATTATTAAGGTTTGAGAGTATGTATAATTTGATAGTTGATTAGGGTTTTGCCTCACTAGTATCCGCCATAAGCGTGGATTTATATGTATATCCATCATATTGGTACTAATGTGATATTTATCTTCCATAAAGATATACTCCCTGATCTCTctgttttctaaaaatattatgttttagtatttttacacatattacaatatattaaactataattataaGTATATCAATTTTAtgagatttactattttctataattttaaatcaacagaaatttaatttaatttatttttaaaattttacaaaatatcatagttatttaatgaaatatatagaTAGTACAAAATTTACCTTtatgaaacatttttttaaagatctactaaaaatgtatgaaatatatatttatttattaacatattaataaaatacattaaatttgtattgtattttatGATCAGTTATCTTTAAAGttaaactaataatttaataaactcAAATAGGTATTTgcattatattattaaataatagaaaattcATAGAAAATACGCAAAACCTTTTCTGTGAAGCATAGTACAATATTATTCACGATTGGATCTATTATTTGATAagactatttattttaataataaccGGAGTActtttattagattttatagCGGATTTAATAAACTCAAATAAGTATTTGcattatattattatacaatagaaaattcatgataaatttattaatgCAAATACCTATTTGATGCAAATACCTATTTGAGTTTATAAATTTGTTCGAGAAATACAAAACGAGATTGTTCTATGACAAGATGTTAAAGACAGTGAGAGTCTCGTAATTTTAGAGGAAGACTTGACTGAGCAGATTCGTTAAAATGGGCCCATGAGAATCAATTTTGAATCGGACGATGGAGAAAAAATGTTGTTACCGATAAAAAACGGTGAATTGGACAGTGGTAAATTTACCTGGTTGTATAGTCAATCACTGCTCATTAGGGCGTACGTGTCGCGATACGCCAAGTATTAGGAGTTAGGACACACGTGTGTCTCGTGTGAATCTCGAAGGAATTAATTCGCATCTATTTAAATACGCATCTGTCGAAGTAGACTTATTCCAACAAAAAGgaagtaaattttaaaattcagaaTTTCTTGACCTAGCTCTTCTTTTTGTGAAAACTTCGTTAAAAAAGGGATTTGTTCTTTCTTATATAACTATTTGTAAAATCAATATACTCCACCTTCTAATCAACTTTAGTAGTATCAATAATTCGAAACCCACAGGAAAACCATCAAACAAGGCTTTGCCACTGAAAGCAAAACCGGACATTTGGTAAAACCACCAACgaatcgtttttttttgttggaattTTGATCACATAAGCAATGAACTAGTCATCtataacttatttttaattGGATTGTATGTTTATTTTGTAATACTTTTAGCCGTTCAACTACTACATTATTTTATACAGATCTATAACTCAATCAAATGAATATTGTAATACAGTCCCATCCCCGTTAATCTTATAAattcaacatatatatacacagaaaacatatatatatatatatcgatgTAAAAAGTACTATATAATCGTTCAATGATAGATTAATCGTACACAGGCAGTTTTTATAAATCAAGTAAATACGAAACCAAACAACGGTCCAATGGAGGCGATGGCAGGGCACGTAAATAAGTAGCCTAAGAAAAGTATATTGGGACCCTCCATCCTGTGTGCTAGGAAAGGTTGGTGGACCCACGGTATTTATGCATTTGAgaaataattacataatttCGTTCCAAAATGTTACGGAAAAtacaagagaaagagaaacaaatatgtaaaatagAAGCGAGTGACGTGATTCTATTTGGTagatttttattacaaattagAAATATCTtacagaaaaataataattcagcACCAGAATTGTTTAATGGACACGTACAGCAGAAGTAATATATTTTGTaggtattttattatttatgatcACATATAGaactgaaaattattttgttagtGCCAACGATATATTCAAAAAAACCTGGCTTAATGCCAACGTTATcaacaatattaaaattttacaattaaagTTCGAAgtgaaaattataaatcaataCTGTGTAAGGACATGTGGGGTAAAAGTAAAACTTTGCAAAGTTCCGAGCCTTGCGCAAGTGTACGACGTTAACATGTTTGAATAATTGCTTACACTCTTCCTTTGGCGCGTGTTTCATACTTCAAGAAGGATCCTTTATTAGTTATAGTTTCCAAGGAAGTCCAACAATATAgttaatgtatttaattttcGTATTGTTTGATCAAATCATTCAAACCAAACAAATAGTGACTTCACATAAATCACATATAATCGTTGAGTGCGGTGCGGTATCGTGACAAAGCTTTCTCCAAAGTCTTCTCAATACGTCACTCATCACGGGAACAAAAGAACTATTAAAAGAGAGAAAACGACATGGTATTAATTCTACTAATAATTAATGTGTCGTTGCAATAAAGAGAATACACAAGTGGTGAGGTTTTATATACTTAACGCACAAGACCACGCGCGTCTGCTTCCACGATCCAATGACTTTCGTAACGTCTAAGTGCGGGAGGGACCCATGTTTCATGGAACCGTTTCAAGGTTTTTCTCAGGTTTTTTAACTACATCATCGTCCTTCACATTTAGCTTTAATAACGATGTTGCCACCAAAGTTCCATGAAATCCAACTGCGTTTTCATAATAAGCATATAGTTTAGTGATGATCTTAATAAGTTATTAACACTATGATTAGTGACACAGACAACAGATACCAGTATTTTActgtatttttcttatttagCTTCTGTTTAAGATCGCAGGTAATTGTTGCGTATAGTCTGGAGTAAACGTAACTGATATGGTGAATGTTCAATGATGAAGTAATTGTGATTTTAACCATTTAAAAACATTGATGACTTTGTGTTTAAAAGTGTGAAAACTAAAGTCTCGATAGTTTCCTGACATAGTTTtgcaaaaaaaagttatgaataAAAACTGAAtgctttacaaaaaaaaagaatgcttAAAATGTTGAATATATTAGTATGCGTAGTAACGTATTTATTAGTTTGTACTATTATATATTCAGTAGTTtcataaacttattttttttgtcaaatttcatAAACTTAATTATTCAATCACGCAAATAAACTTATCCCACACACTTCCATAATTTTTATAcattgaatttatattttgtcaTTATATTCcatttaaatttgattatttaaaaacatatatagtcgaaaacatatatatttatctttattataatttgatttgaaGTTAAAAAGTCTTGGTAAATCAATTCATTTTatgtagttttaaaatattgtagCTTAGTAAGTGTGAAACCGTGTTTCTAGAAAAAGAGCCTTTCATAAGACTTCACAGTATTACCTCTATTTTGCTCACGATTCATAAGAAAAAAAGTCTCTAAACTGAGGAAACAATAGTTATGTGAGCGCCTCAATTATTCCTCATAATGGTTAGGTAGTTCGAATTATTAAGAAACtcaataaagtaaataaaaaaggaaagagaaaaatGAAAGCGGTATtgcaaaaacaaataataagaaAAGAAGCCAatagattctctctctctcttcttttcacttttatttCCTCAAAGCTTTGCTGCTTTTCCTAaccttttctctctctaaaccAGAAATAAACCTGCCCTTCTATTCCTATAAAAGTTAACTCCATTTTCCTCTCAAATCTCCTCCACACCAaacctctcctctctctccctctcttcgCATCTCAAAGAACAAACaacagaagaaaaacaaaagaataacaAGAAAATGGAGGTCTCGACTAGAAAGCCTTATTtcatagaagaagaagacgatggaTTGGTTTCTCTAGCAGAGATGGAAGCTGGagtttcttctccttcttcttgttaCAAAAACACGAACCAGTACCATCTTCAgagttattattataattaccATCAGTACTCTGTTTCATCACCCAGATCTGTTGTTGTCTCTGGAAAATTCCATGATTTTAGATTCGACAATAGCTGTTTCGGACAACAATCATCAGTTCCTCATTTCTTGGACTCCTGTTTCCTCTGTAAGAAGCGTCTTGGTCATAACAAAGACATCTTCATGTACAGGTACacatcttttctttctttttgatcttttattttaatttatatagcaGATATATTTGCctaggtttttaaatattttagtcagcaatagaagaaagaaaccctaattctgttatttgatgttttgatttttttgtatgGGAATAACAGAGGAGACACACCGTTCTGTAGCGAGGTGTGTAGAGAAGAACAGATAAAGAGAGACGAGtcgaaagagaagaaaaagaatctgTCTTCATCTGTGAAAGCTATGAGAAGAAATGAAAAGagaagctcttcttcttctccaactaGATCTCGTGACTATGCTTTCCATTCTGGAACTGTCGCTGCTGCTTAGTTTATAATATCTCTTTTAGTTAATATTCCATGGCAAAACAAAAACCAAGAGAATCCATTCAAGCCAATTGCCGTAAAAGTTGGTTAAtggtttgaatttaaaaactcCTTTTCAAGGGTTTGTCCTTTTTcgtttttattagattttattttgcataaagaaaaaaaaatcatgcaaTTTTGGGAGTACAAGAAAACTGTGGCTAAACGTTTGCCTGTGTGAATTTGgtacatcttttttttgttaatatgtgaagaaaacaaaaatatatgtaatgtgaACATCATCATCAGCCTGgctgttcttttattttttaatgatgGAATTGTAGCGAAATAGTAcaagatatatatatgtgtgtggtGTGATAATAActtaatatattgtttaattttcgTTACTAAAATGACATGTGAGACAGTTATGAATCGAAATAAAATTTGATGCAGTGGAATCAACTCTGGTTTGGAGTAGGTTTGACGTTAATGACTTCAAAGAATAATACAATGATGTAT is part of the Raphanus sativus cultivar WK10039 unplaced genomic scaffold, ASM80110v3 Scaffold0723, whole genome shotgun sequence genome and harbors:
- the LOC108849166 gene encoding FCS-Like Zinc finger 2-like — its product is MEVSTRKPYFIEEEDDGLVSLAEMEAGVSSPSSCYKNTNQYHLQSYYYNYHQYSVSSPRSVVVSGKFHDFRFDNSCFGQQSSVPHFLDSCFLCKKRLGHNKDIFMYRGDTPFCSEVCREEQIKRDESKEKKKNLSSSVKAMRRNEKRSSSSSPTRSRDYAFHSGTVAAA